The genome window TAATGACGGCAAGCTGCGCATGAGCCAAGTTGCGGAATGGTGCGTCGAGGGCATAAAACCTGAAATCGACAACCCATCATTACAAAATCTGCCCTATAAAGAAAATTTTTCACGCTGGCAGAAGATACTTTCCAGGGGCGATATCATAAGCGGCCGGGTTGTTGACTTTCCGGCCGCTGAACGTGACATGCTTGAACCACAGGGAATTCTCTACATTCTCATTGTTCCTCTTTTTATTGATAATGATTTTATTGGTTTTATTGGTTTTGACAATTGTGTTGATGATCAAGAATGGGGTTTGGCAGAGCATAAGTATCTTGCCACTGCCGCAAATCTTCTATCCCAGGCGCTGAAGCGAAGCCAGGCTGAAGAATCGTTACGCCAGGAGAATAGCCGTTTTGTTACGGTTATGGATTCCCTTGATATAGTGATATTAGCGGTTGACATACAATCCTATGAACTTATTTTTTTAAATAAGTTAGGCAAAGAGATATTGGGTGATAATATAGGCCGGCCCTGTTGGAAGGTTCTGCAAAAAGGACAAACAGGGCCTTGTGATTTCTGCACTAATCATCGCCTGCTTGACAATGACGGGAGGCCCTCATCACCTTATACCCGGGAGTCCGGGAATAACATAACAGGCAGGTGGTACCAATGCCACGAACAGGCCATTGTCTGGCCTGACGGCCGTCTTGTCCGTCTTCAAATTGCTACGGATATTACCCAAATTAAGCAGGCTGCAATAGAAAAGTCGGCCTTGCAGGAAAAACTTATACGTTCCCAAAAAATGGAAGCCATAGGTTTAATGGCCGGCGGTGTAGCCCATGACCTGAATAATATTCTGTCCGGAATAGTCGGTTATCCGGATCTGTTACTTATGCAACTGCCGGAAGAGAGCAAATTACGAAGGCCGATTGAGGAGATCCAAAAATCAGGCCACCGGGCTGCAGAGGTAGTTGCAGACCTGCTCACTGTGGCCCGTGGCGTTGCCGCCGGACGGGAAACCTGCAGCCTTAACACTCTGGTCGCCGAGTATATGAATTCGCCGGAATGCCGAAATTATAAATTATTGTATCCAAACGTAATCTATACCTTAAGGCTTGAACCGGACCTGCTTAATATCTCCTGTTCGTCGGTGCATATAAAAAAATGCATCATGAACCTGATGATAAACGCTGCTGAAGCTATTAGCGGGGACGGCAGTATTATTATAAGCACTGAAAATCAATATGTGGATAAACCGATTCCCGAAAATTGTTACATGGAGAAAGGCGAATATGCTGTTCTCAGCTTTAAGGATACCGGTTCGGGCATCTCTAAAGAGGATATCAATTGCATTTTTGAACCGTTTTATTCAAAAAAGGTGCTGGGCAGAAGCGGCACGGGATTGGGATTAACCGTAGTCTGGAATACGGTACAGGATCATGGCGGCGGGGTCACTGTTGAAAGCGGCGACAAGGGAACGAATTTTACATTATATTTCCCAGCAATCAGGGAAGCTTTGAATAAACAGATAAAAAGTATCAGGCTCGACGAATTGATGGGACATGGCGATAAAATTCTGGTAATAGACGATGAAGCATTGCAGCAGGATATTGCTACCAAGATGCTGACTACACTTGGCTATCAGGTTGACTCCGTAAGCTCGGGAGAAGAGGCAATCGAATACCTGGAAAAGAATTCTGTGGATTTACTTGTGCTCGATATGATTATGGATCCCGGTATAGGCGGGCTGGAGACCTATGAACAGGTCATAGATCTGCATCCCGGCCAGAAGGCCATCATCGCCAGCGGCTTTTCTGAAAACAAAGATGTGAAAAACGTTCAAAAAATAGGCGCAGGTCAGTTTATCAAAAAACCGTATACCATGAACCGGATTGGGGCGGCAGTCCGGCAAGCTTTGTATGAATAAGTTATTCCGGCTAAAGCCGGAATCAGGGGACTGTGCTGCTTTTGAACGAACCCTAAATTTTTTCTTGCGATAATCTTATGAAATATATAAAATATATGGTTATATTGAAAACGAAACTATTGATGCGGGAATTTTGAAATGAATGAAAATATGTCCCCGATTATTATAGGCTGTGATCATGCGGCATACTACTTAAAAGGGAAGATTAAAGAATTTATTGTTAAAAGAGGAATAGAAGTTAAAGATGTCGGAACCGACAGCGAGGAATCGGTCGATTATCCGGACTTTGGAATCAAGGTTGCTTCCATGGTATCTACCGGGAGCTATGCGCGCGGCATACTTTTATGCGGCACAGGGTTGGGCATGTCTATGGTTGCAAACAGATTCACCAATGTTAGAGCCGCTCTTTGCGGTGATATGTTTTCCGCCATAATGAGCAGGTGTCATAATGACTCGAACATTCTTGTTATGGGAGCGCGTGTGATCGGCGAGTCGCTGGCAATGGAGATAGTCCGGGCTTGGCTTGAAACTCCTTTTGAGGGAGGCAGGCATCTTGAGCGGATAGAAAAGTTTAATAATATATAGATTTCGTTCTCCTCTCTTATTTGAAAATTTATAACCAAGATTTAGGAATATGTAAGTGGATTTTAAAGCTGTTGAAAATATAGATTCTGAGATTGCATCTGTTCTTGAAAATGAAAATAAAAGGCAGAAAAATACCCTTGAACTAATCGCCTCTGAAAATGTGGCAAGCAAGGCTGTCATGGCTGTGCAGGGGAGTATCCTGACTAATAAATATGCGGAAGGTTATCCAGCCAAGCGGTTTTATGGCGGCTGTGAATATGTTGATGTGGCGGAAACCCTCGCAACAACCAGAGTAAAAAGACTATTTGGAGCGGAATATGCAAATGTACAACCCCATTCCGGTTCCCAGGCAAACATGTCCGTATATTTTTCTTTGCTGGAGCCGGGCGATACCGTACTGGGGATGGATTTGTCGCATGGCGGCCATCTTACCCACGGGAGCAAGGCCAGTTTTTCAGGAAAACTTTTTAATTTTGTTCATTATGGGGTTGATAAGGAGACCTGCAGAATCGACTATGATTCTGTTGCCGAAATTGTTGAAAAGAGCCGGCCCAAGATGATTGTTGCCGGCGCAAGCGCTTATCCCCGCACAATAGACTTTAAAGCCTTTGCAGGGATCGCAGAAGCGGCCGGATCCTATTTGATGGTTGACATGGCCCATATTGCAGGTCTTGTTGCCGCAGGTCTTCATCCTTCGCCGATACCATATGCAGCGGTTGTTACTTCAACGACCCACAAGACATTGAGGGGACCGCGCGGGGGGCTGATTCTTGCGAAAAAAGATTATGGAGCCAGGTTAAACAGCACAGTATTTCCCGGAATACAGGGCGGCCCGCTTATGCATGTTATAGCTGCCAAGGCAGTTGCCTTTAAAGAGGCTTTATCGGAATCATTTAAACTCTATCAGCAGAATGTTTTGAATAATGCCAAAACTCTTGCCGGATGCTTGATGAAAGAGGGGATCAACCTGGTTTCAGGCGGGACTGATAATCATATGATCCTTGTGGACTTAAGGAACCTTGATATTACGGGTAAAGATGCTGAAGCAATATTGGGCCGCGCCGGGATAACCGTCAACAAAAATTCGATCCCATTTGAAGAGCGTAGTCCGTTTGTAACCAGCGGAATTCGTATAGGCACACCTGCTGTAACTACACGCGGCATGAAGGAACCTGAAATGGAAATTATTGCCGCAATGATTGTCAAAATCCTGAAAAATTCCGCTAATGATAATCTTGTAAAAAACATAAAAAAGAGGGTTCGGGAGCTGTGTGACAGGTTTCCGCTTTATAATGACCACGGGAAGGATTAAAGGGGGTTATGTTCGAAATCGAGGACCGTCCATCATGGGAAAAATATTTTATGGATATTGCTTTTCTTGTGGCAAAACGCTCCACCTGTCTTAGACGTTCCGTCGGCGCAGTCCTTGTAAAAAATAAAAGAATTCTGGCAACCGGTTACAATGGCGCACCTTCAGGTATTCGCCATTGCTCCGAAACCGGCTGCCTTAGAGATAGCTTGAACGTACCGTCCGGTGAAAAGCACGAACTTTGCCGGGGCATACATGCCGAGCAGAATTCTATTATCCAGGCTGCTTTTCATGGCGTTTCCATTAAAGGCGCTACTCTTTTTTGTACAAATCTTCCATGCTCAATATGTGCCAAAATGATAATCAATGCCGGTATAACCAGGATATATTTTCATGACGGATATGCCGATGCCATGTCGGAAGAGATGTTGAAAGAGGCCGGAGTTGAGGTGATACGAGTCTGTTCATAAGGAACGGGAATAAAGTTTATGAAGTGTCCATTTTGTAAAGAAATTAACAACAAGGTTATAGATTCCAGGTTGAGCAAGGATGGTGAAGTGACACGCCGGAGAAGGGAATGTATTGCATGCCGAAGGCGCTTTACAACCTATGAGCATATTGAGCAGACGCCCTTGATGATAGTAAAAAAGGACGGACGGCGTGAGGTCTTCTCCGGAAACAAGATCCGGTCGGGCATAAAAAAAGCCTGTGAAAAGCGCGATATAAGCATGAACCTGATCGATGAGTTTATCGCTGAACTGCAACATGACCTCCGGGAAATTGGTGAAAAAGAGGTTCCGTCCGCAATACTCGGAGAAAAAATAATGGCCAGGCTGCATAACCTTGATCCTGTTGCCTATGTCAGGTTTGCATCGGTATACAGAGAATTTAAGGATGTAAATGATTTTGTTTCGGAACTGAAAAATTTACTGAGTAGTAATAAAGCTGATTAGTAATAAAGCGTAATCTTTTTATGGACGACAGATACTTTATGAAAATGGCCCTTGGGATGGCTGTCAGGGGAGAAGGTTTTACATCCCCAAATCCTATGGTTGGCGCTGTTATTGTCAATGACGGTACGGTGGTGGGAATGGGATACCATAAGGCAGCGGGCGGAGCACATGCTGAAATTCATGCGATACGGGATGCAGGGTTATCAGCCAACGACGCAACTCTTTATGTTACCCTTGAACCCTGCAATCATACTGGCCGTACCCCTCCGTGTACTGTGAGCATAATTGATGCGGGGATAAAAAGAGTCGTTGTCGCGGCACGAGATCCTAACCCGGATGTAGAGGGCGGCGGCATTAAATTTTTACAACAGCACGGAATAGAAGTGGAAGCAGGTATCTGTGAAGATGAGGCTAAAAAGCTGAATGAGGTATTTAACAAATATATTATTACAAAACGTCCCTTTGTGACAGCAAAATGTGCGAGTACTTTAGACGGCCGCATAGCTACCAGAACATTCGATTCAAAGTGGATAACATGCCCTGAATCAAGGAGATTCGTGCATGGTCTTCGTCATGCCTGTGATGCAATCATGGTGGGCGTAGAAACCGTCAAACAGGATGATCCCAGTTTGACAACCCGGCTTGAAGGAAAAAAATCTCTGGATCCTGTCAGGATAATACTTGACACCAAGCTTTCAGTTCCTGAAAACGCTAAAATATTTCAGCTCGATTCCGCTGCCGACACTCTGATTATTACCGGAGATTCTGTTTCAAAAGAGAAAAAAGAGAAGATCGAGAAAAAGGGAGCCAGGGTAATAGAAGCGCCTGTAAAGGATGGTTTGATAAATCTTTATCAGCTGATGGATTATTTGGGTCATCTTGGAATTACAAGCCTGCTGATAGAGGGAGGCAGCCGGGTGAATGCATCTGCTTTCAGAGCCGGGATAGTCGATAAAATATGTTTTTTTTACGGACCCAGAATTCTTGGCGGAGATGATGGCGTTCCGGTGTGCAGGGGGCCCGGCCCGGCCCTGATGAAGGATTCCATACCAATTACAGGTGTCCGAGTGCGGCAGTTTGGCGATGATGTGATGGTGGAAGGTTATTTATGTTCACAGGAATAATAGAGGCGCTCGGAAAAATAAAGGGTATCCAAAAGTCGGGCAGAAGTATCCGTATGTCAATTGATGCAGGCTTTTCCCTTGATGAGACCAAGTTGGGAGACAGTATTTCCGTAAGCGGGGTATGCCTGACTGCTGTTGAGATTAACGGACGGATTTTTAAAATAGACATGTCGCCGGAAACATACGCAGTTACAAATTTTAGCAGGGCAAAGGTCGGGGATCGGGTTAATCTGGAACGGGCGCTGCGTCTGTGTGACCGCCTGGACGGCCACCTTGTTTCAGGGCATATTGACGGAACAGGAACAATCATCAGCATCAAAACCCTCGACAACGCAATTGTCATTACCATAGGGGCGACTGAAGCCCTGACACGCTATATGATCAAGAAGGGCTCGGTTGCTGTTGATGGTATCAGTCTCACAATCAATAATTGTACAAAAAACAGTTTTGAGATTACCATTATTCCGCACACGGCAAAGCTTACAACAATAGGCTTTAAAAAAACAGGCGACATAGTCAACATTGAGACAGACATGATAGGGAAATATGTGGAACGTTTTATGACTAAAAGTACCGGCGCTGAAAAAGGAGCAACCGATTCATCAATAGATATGCAGTTTCTGGCAAAAACAGGGTTTCTTTAAAAATTGAAACATTTAACAATTTGGTATAGATTTCAAGATTAATTATCTGAAAGTCTATTGCAGGAGATATTTAAGAAAAATGCCGTTAATAACAATAAAAGAGGCGCTTGATGATATACGAGCCGGGCGCATGGTGATCCTTGTAGATGATGAAGATCGTGAAAATGAGGGCGATCTTACTATGGCTGCTGAGTCAGTTACCCCTGAAGCAATTAATTTTATGGCAAAATACGGCCGCGGCTTAATCTGTCTTTCCCTGACAGAAGAAAAGGTGAAAGCGCTCGGATTGCCGATGATGGTCGACAAGAATACATCTCAGTTTGAAACAGGATTTACTGTTTCTATAGAGGCCAGATACGGAGTTACCACAGGGATATCGGCTGCTGACAGGGCGACCACAATTCTTGCCGCTGTAGCGGATGATGCAAGACCCCGCGATTTAGTGAAGCCTGGTCATGTTTTCCCGTTAAGGGCCAGAAACGGCGGCGTTATGGTCCGCGTGGGCCAGACGGAAGGTTCTGTGGATCTGGCGCGTCTTGCCGGGTTAAAACCTTCTGGAGTGATCTGTGAAATCATGAATGATGACGGCACAATGTCCAGAATGCCGCAACTGGAAAAGTTCAGCGAAGAGCATGGAATAGGTATTTGTACGGTTGCAGATATAGTGGAATACCGCATGCAGACCGAATCATTTGTGAAAATATCCGCAGAAACGACCATTCCTACCCGCTATGGAGGCGAATTCCGAATTATTGCGTATGAAAACTTGGTGGACGATTTGCTGCATATAGCGCTTGTGAAGGGAGAGGTTGATCCTGAAAAACCTGTTTTAGTCCGTGTTCATTCCGAATGTATGACAGGCGATATTTTCGGTTCCCGGAGATGTGACTGCGCTGGTCAGCTTCACAAGGCCATGGACATGATGGACAAGGAGGGGGCCGGTGTTCTGCTTTATTTGAGGCAGGAGGGCCGGGGGATCGGTCTGGTTAATAAGTTAAAGGCTTATGAACTACAGCAAAAATACGGTTTTGATACTGTAGAGGCGAATCTGAAGCTGGGGTTTAAGGATGATCTCAGGGATTATGGAATTGGAGCCCAGATACTGGTCAGTCTCGGTGTAAAAAAGATGAGACTATTGACCAATAATCCCAAGAAGATGATAGGTCTGGAAGGCTACGGATTAAGTATTGTCGAACAGGTCTGCATCGAAGTCGAGCCTAATGAATATAACAGGGGGTACCTTGAGTGCAAGAAACTTAAAATGGGTCACCTGCTTAATATGCATTCCGGAAAATAAAAGGGGAATAATGAAAGGGGAATAGAGATGGCTAATATAATTGAAGGTAAACTGCAGGCTGAGGGAAAAAAATTTGGGATTGTAGTGAGCCGTTTTAATAATTTTATTTCTGACAGATTGCTTGAGGGAGCTCTTGATGCCCTGATACGTTCAGGCGCCGGCGAAAAGGATATAGACATTGTAAAGGTTCCAGGAGCTTTTGAGATTCCTCTTCTTGCAAATAAGATGGCTCAGAAAGGAAAATATAATGCAGTGATATGTCTCGGAGCAGTAATTCGAGGCGCGACCCCACATTTTGACTATGTCTGCGCGGAAGCGACCAAGGGCATTTCAACTGTAAGTCTGAAGCATGATATCCCTGTTGTGCTCGGGATATTGACAACAGATACTATCGAACAGGCCATAGAGCGGGCAGGAACAAAGGCCGGCAATAAAGGTTGGGAGTGTGCCATATCTGCGGTGGAGATGGCAAATCTTATCGATGCCCTTGATCAGGGATAGATATGTCTGCCAGACGCAGGTCGCGAGAGCTTGCAATGCAGGCCCTTTTTTATAAGGATATGAGCCTTTGCAGCTCAAAAGATTGTATAGAACTTTTCCCCGGACACTTTAATGTTTCAAAGAGCGCCCGGCCTTTTTTTGAAAGAATTATAAAGGGCCTTGAGCAATTCGGTTCGGACATTGATTCTGTAATCGAGAGATTTTCCAGTAACTGGAAAATTAGTCGTATGGCTTGCGTAGACAGAAATATTGTGAGAATTGCGGTATATGAACTGCTTTATTGCGATGATATCCCTGCTAAAGTATCTATCAACGAAGCAGTGGATATTGGGAAAAAATTCGGCACCGAAGAAAGCGGGGCATTTATAAACGGAATTTTGGACAGCATACACAGGGCACACGAAAATAAAGAGATATCGATTTCCACATAAATAATTTTAATCTGTTATATCTATTATATAATCTATATTTCCTGAATTTCGGGATAATGGAGGACGTCTTGCTTATTAAAGATTTGACTGTAGGGCCTATTATGGCAAACTGTTATATTGTAGGTTGTGAAGAGACCGGGGAAGCGATTGTTATAGACCCCGGGGCGGAAGCAGACAGGATTCTCTTCTCTCTGGCGGAATCCGGACTTAAAGTAAAATATATTTTAAATACCCATGGCCACTTTGATCATGTGGGAGCAAATAAGATGTTGAAGGAGTCCACTGGCGCTGACCTGCTGATCCATCCCCTTGACGCTCCAATGTTGGGTGAACTTGCAGAAAATGCCGCTGCCTGGGGGCTTATGTCTGACAATTCCCCGCCTCCTGACAGAACTTTGGAAGATGGCGATACTGTTTCATTCGGTAATATTACATTCCAGATTATCCATACACCCGGCCATTCACCTGGAGGCATCTCCATTTATTCAGATGGGTATGTATTTGTTGGAGACACTCTCTTTGCCGGATCAATCGGGCGAACCGATTTCCCGGGGGGTAGTCATGAAACCCTTATTGCCAGTATCCGTAATAAACTGTTTGTTCTGGGAGATGATGTAAAAGTTTATCCCGGTCATATGGGAATTACAACAATAGGTCAGGAAAGACGTTATAATCCCTTTTGCGGGACAGGTTGAATCAGAATGCCCCCAGTTGGCATCCCGTGATTTTGATATTCATAGAATTGCAGAGTCGTCCTGCTGCAATTCTGGATATTTCAAATCTTGAAGCGATATCCCAGCAATCTTTACATCTTAATTTTTCGTGAACAAGCCTATCTGTAATCGCTTGTTTTAGATCTTTAGGCAAATTTTTGGGTAGATTTTTGGGCAGGTTATTATCTGCGGAACCTTCCGGTATTGCTTTATTCTTTTTTGTTTTATAACCGAAAAGACCAAGCTGGCATCCGATCAGTCTGCAGTTTATGCGATCGGCTGTTTTTCCGACCTGCTCCGCAGGCACTTCAAGTTTTTTTGCAATTTTAAAGGCTGCTTTGCATGGAAGGAGGTTGTTATTTATTAGTTTTGTGATTTCTTGCTTAATTATAATATCCGGTTTTAAATCCGAATTGTGCTTTGCTGCAAAGTTTTTTTTTGAATTAATTGTCATTGGGCCCTCCCAGGGAAAAACGGGAGACGTTAAATATTCAAATAACCCAGGTTTCCAGTCGACAACCTCTAACTATTTAACATTCCCCCTTTTTTTCAATGTCTAAAAAATATCAAGTATATATTCAAAGATGCCATAATCATACAATTTTAAATATTTAAAGCAATCCATTTTTTTAACAAGATATCCTGGATTATATATTTTCCATTTTTTATTAAAATTTCTTTCTCAGACAAACTTTTCAAGCACCGTGTGACAATGGAAGCTGTTTTAATATTAACGGTGATTAAAGCTTCTGCAAAAAAAAGGTTTTGTCCATCATTGAGCAATACAAGCTTTAATGTTTTTTTTTGATTGATGGATAGATTGTCCCACAGCATTTGACATTCAAGATGTTTTTGTTCAATCATAGAACGTTCAATTTTGCTTATCGTTGCATCATTCCAAGGAGTTTGCTTCAATTCTCTCCAGAGAAAAAAACAGAACAATTGAATATACATTGGGTGATTTTGAAATTGTTCAACAATCTGTTTTAAATTATCATTCTCAATGGAAAAATTTCCGCATTTAAACATTTTTTTCATCCAGAGAATATAATGCTTTGTTTCAATTTCTTTAAGCGGAAAACTTGCTGCCTGCTGATAAAAGGCTTTTTTTTGTGATTTGAACATTGCTGTAAGTAAATGCTGTTGACTTCCGGAGAAAATGTAACAGATATTAGAATGCTGCTGAACATAGGATCTTAATTGTTTTTCAAACAAATCAGCGTTTGTATATTTAGCCAATTCCTGGAACTCATCAAAAGCAATGACAATCTTCCTTTTCTCAGAAAATTTTTCAAGCAGTTCCATAAGGTTTTTTTAAAATCAAATTTTCATCCGCAGCCTTAAAAGATGGAGCAATGGTCGGTGAGCTTGTGGCTGGATCAATGCTTATTTGAAAAGAAAATTTGTTAATGCTGTTTTTCAAAAAGTTTAATAACTTGTTTGTATTTGATTCCAAAGCATTTAATTGTTGGAATACTCTTGTAATAAATTCTTTTTCAGAAGTCGTGCCGTAAAGATCTATATACAGCATTCCAATATCAAGCTTTTGTTCTTTTATGTTTTGAAAAACTTGCTTTATTAATGAACTTTTGCCTGTTCGTCTATGGGAGTACAGCAAAACGTTTTGTGAGGCCGTAATAAACTCAAGCAGTTCTCTTTGCTCTTTTATTCTGTTGCAAAAAGAGAGACCTGTTACAAAATTGCTGTAAGTAAAAGGGTTCTTCATTTCAGCTCCATAATTACACATATTAGCATAATAGATTATGTGAATAAAATATTACACTACGCGTGTAACGTCAAGATCAACGGCCCTGTTCACGTTTGGGTTATAAGTGTGGAAAAGCTCCTGGCTCTGTTAGTTTGACAATATGTTATCCATTCACCGTATTTTTATGGGTAAGAGTAAAAATACGTCAAGCCCTTTCAGGCTGTCAATAAAATTTTATTAATTTTAGAGGTACCCCCCCCGCAATAAACCGTTTTGCTCACAAAGTTACCAAAATTAGTCTACTAACAAGTCGATTAAAATATATTCTAAATATAATATATATTGTATTCAAACCTTTTTTAAATACCATTCTTAAGTAAGTTTTCCTTGATACTTACTATTTAATAGCTTATATAAACCTCACGGATAAGAATTCTTCTGTTTTTTTGTAAAAAATTAGTTTGAATAGGAAAATTTTTTTACCGTATTATAACTTGGTGTCTATTATGCATTCCTCCATCTTATTCCAGGTGGAGCTGTTTTTTCAGAGTGGGGAAATTGTGAATATCAGACAGGTCGATAAATCAAAATTATTATTAGGCAATAATACAGTTGAAATGCTCTTTCAGGCTCACAAGGATGCCTTATGGATACTGGAAAATTTGGGTGTAGGGTGTAAACAGCCGGACATGCAGGAAGCTTTTCAAAAATTTGAAGCGGAAGGGCTGGCGGTTGTTTATGAAAATCGGGTGTATATTATGTCTGACCTGGTTGAAAAATGCCTTAAAACGGTTCCCTCTGTTCCTGACTTCTTTGTGCCGCTGAACAGCTTTTTTATCGGTGGTACAGCCCCGTACATTTATGATGATAAGGCGGCTAAAGGAGGAGTTATTCCAACGGCCGCTCATGTGAAAAAAATTGTTCAAATAGCGGAGAAAAATAAGGTAGTTGCCGGTATGGGGCGTGGAGTAAAACTGAAAGATGAAGTTGAACAGATGAATATAATGGATGAAAACTGCTCTAAACCGCTCTATTTTGCAGTAACTTCGGATGCAGCCCTTGAAAGAGCCAAAAAGATTCATGAGAAGAGAAAAAATGTCATGATCGTGTTTTGCCTTACACGTCCCCCTTTGGAGGTTAATGAGAATTTTTCCGAACAATTTGTCAGGGTAGCAAAGGCCGGACTCCCTCTTTTCATTTCTGCCATGCCGATGGCCGGTATAAGCGCGCCATACTGTTATAATGGAGTTTTGTCCATGACCCATGCCGAGGTGCTGTTTGGGATCTGCGTAGCGCAATTGCTTAACCCTGGGACAACCTGCATTCATGCCGGATACCCGACCATTGCCGATCCACGGATTGAATACAACCCCAATTACGGCCTGATCAGTCATAACATGTTAAACATCTTAATGGCCCATATGAACCTTATGTTGGATCTTCCTTCGTTTCAGAGTGCCGGCACCACCCATGAAGAGCATCTTACGGATCGTGCATTTGACGATGCCGTGATGGGACAGGCCCTTTGTAAGAAATATGGGACTCACATGATCCGTCATCCGTTTGCCTTTCTCCGGTACCTAATTGATTTTTCATTTGCCAAACTGGAGAAGTGCATCCAAATCGCAGAAGAAGTCACAGCAGAGGATGCACCGGATTTCGAAATGCCGGTTTATGATGAAAGAAGTATGGAATCCATTCAAAATATCGGCTTAGGAATGTATATGGACGATTCGCTCACAACCGCCAACCTTGGAAAAATCTTTGTTGATTAATCGTCAAAACCCATAAGGACTTGACTCGATCGTTTTGACCGGAGTCATTACAAACAATATATTAAGGAACTGGGAATAAAGGAGTCACGAATGTGTGGAATTGCAGGATGTATTGGTGCAAGAGATGATGAAACCGTCAATAGAATGCTAGATGCCCTCCCCCATAGGGGGCCAAATGACAGGGGCATCCATCAATGCCAAAATATGGTATTCGGCCATACGCGCCTGTCTATTGTAGATGTTGCCATGGGCCACCAGCCCATTTTGGCAAACGGTGGGAATGCCGGCATCATTTGTAATGGAGAGATCTATAATTTCAATAAACTTAGAAAAACTCTTGCGCCTAAATTTCGCTTTAAAACCAAATCCGATTCCGAGGTCATACTCCACTCGTATCAAAAAAAAGGGTACGAATGTGTCAAAGATCTGGACGGTATGTTCGCCTTTGCCCTGTTTGATGGTGAAGATTACATGCTGGCAAGAGACCCGATTGGCATTAAGCCATTATA of Desulfosarcina sp. BuS5 contains these proteins:
- the nusB gene encoding transcription antitermination factor NusB, which translates into the protein MSARRRSRELAMQALFYKDMSLCSSKDCIELFPGHFNVSKSARPFFERIIKGLEQFGSDIDSVIERFSSNWKISRMACVDRNIVRIAVYELLYCDDIPAKVSINEAVDIGKKFGTEESGAFINGILDSIHRAHENKEISIST
- a CDS encoding bifunctional 3,4-dihydroxy-2-butanone-4-phosphate synthase/GTP cyclohydrolase II, with translation MPLITIKEALDDIRAGRMVILVDDEDRENEGDLTMAAESVTPEAINFMAKYGRGLICLSLTEEKVKALGLPMMVDKNTSQFETGFTVSIEARYGVTTGISAADRATTILAAVADDARPRDLVKPGHVFPLRARNGGVMVRVGQTEGSVDLARLAGLKPSGVICEIMNDDGTMSRMPQLEKFSEEHGIGICTVADIVEYRMQTESFVKISAETTIPTRYGGEFRIIAYENLVDDLLHIALVKGEVDPEKPVLVRVHSECMTGDIFGSRRCDCAGQLHKAMDMMDKEGAGVLLYLRQEGRGIGLVNKLKAYELQQKYGFDTVEANLKLGFKDDLRDYGIGAQILVSLGVKKMRLLTNNPKKMIGLEGYGLSIVEQVCIEVEPNEYNRGYLECKKLKMGHLLNMHSGK
- a CDS encoding trimethylamine--corrinoid methyltransferase, with the protein product MNIRQVDKSKLLLGNNTVEMLFQAHKDALWILENLGVGCKQPDMQEAFQKFEAEGLAVVYENRVYIMSDLVEKCLKTVPSVPDFFVPLNSFFIGGTAPYIYDDKAAKGGVIPTAAHVKKIVQIAEKNKVVAGMGRGVKLKDEVEQMNIMDENCSKPLYFAVTSDAALERAKKIHEKRKNVMIVFCLTRPPLEVNENFSEQFVRVAKAGLPLFISAMPMAGISAPYCYNGVLSMTHAEVLFGICVAQLLNPGTTCIHAGYPTIADPRIEYNPNYGLISHNMLNILMAHMNLMLDLPSFQSAGTTHEEHLTDRAFDDAVMGQALCKKYGTHMIRHPFAFLRYLIDFSFAKLEKCIQIAEEVTAEDAPDFEMPVYDERSMESIQNIGLGMYMDDSLTTANLGKIFVD
- the ribH gene encoding 6,7-dimethyl-8-ribityllumazine synthase is translated as MANIIEGKLQAEGKKFGIVVSRFNNFISDRLLEGALDALIRSGAGEKDIDIVKVPGAFEIPLLANKMAQKGKYNAVICLGAVIRGATPHFDYVCAEATKGISTVSLKHDIPVVLGILTTDTIEQAIERAGTKAGNKGWECAISAVEMANLIDALDQG
- a CDS encoding riboflavin synthase, which gives rise to MFTGIIEALGKIKGIQKSGRSIRMSIDAGFSLDETKLGDSISVSGVCLTAVEINGRIFKIDMSPETYAVTNFSRAKVGDRVNLERALRLCDRLDGHLVSGHIDGTGTIISIKTLDNAIVITIGATEALTRYMIKKGSVAVDGISLTINNCTKNSFEITIIPHTAKLTTIGFKKTGDIVNIETDMIGKYVERFMTKSTGAEKGATDSSIDMQFLAKTGFL
- a CDS encoding MBL fold metallo-hydrolase, with amino-acid sequence MLIKDLTVGPIMANCYIVGCEETGEAIVIDPGAEADRILFSLAESGLKVKYILNTHGHFDHVGANKMLKESTGADLLIHPLDAPMLGELAENAAAWGLMSDNSPPPDRTLEDGDTVSFGNITFQIIHTPGHSPGGISIYSDGYVFVGDTLFAGSIGRTDFPGGSHETLIASIRNKLFVLGDDVKVYPGHMGITTIGQERRYNPFCGTG